CAATGGTCTTAGCAGCACAGACAATGCTTGGGTGAACGCACTTATGGACGAATATCTTGAAAAACAGGTGCATAATGTTTTTCTCTTGGAACTTGAAGACCACGAGGAAGTTATGAAGAATGACACATTCATCTCCAATGAAATTACAGAATTTTTGAATGAGATATATAACAGAACTGGAGAGGAATATCTTCACTGGCATATAATCGGAATCACTAGTTCTGGATTTTATACGGCGATAGATGTTGGTCGAAAAATGTTTAGTAAGTGCACTCAATAGCTTGGGTTATATTTTTAATGTCTCGAATCTTCTACTCATAATCCAGGATTACTGCATGAATCGGGGAGAGAACAATTCCATAAAAAATCTGATTCTATCAATGTcgtcaatattgaattattcaattctcgatttttttttttcaattttgtgatgGGTGATAAAAAGTCACAAAATTGGTAGTTATTTCTGAGGTTCGGATTAGGCGATTTGAATGTTACTTGTAGTTATGTCATCTGAAGTTGCCGTTGTATTTTAGCGTTAGGTTAGGAGGGGTAGTGATATGACGTCATATCCTACGTCATTGGTATTTACCGCAAATATCCCACCTCGTGAACAGAGTTAAAGCGGTGACAAGGGACTGTTTAATTGTCACAATGTATTCGAACATTTGACATGCCTCAGTGAATATTTCAATCTTTCTCGTAACTTATGTAAATAATCATTTACATTTCTGAACTAGGTGGGACTTTAGAGTTAGGTACTAGTTTTCCGTTTATAATGTTtatattttagtatttttatattatagtAGTATGTAACCATTGGACATATTCTCTTGTAAGGAGGAGTGGTTTTGGTACCAAGGCAACTGTTAGAAAAAGATCAACAATCTATCGTCTACTCATTAAATTTCGAACCAATATGCGGTTCTCCTTCAGGAGGATCCGACCAGATATTGTTTGTTGACAAGGGCAGCTATAAAAAGTCCTCCCACTCATAAAAATCTATTAATTATTCCGAACGATTATTGTCTTACTTTCTTCGGCAAATAACTATTTCACTATATTCTCTATACTATCAAATTCTATTGAAATTTAAATGAAACTGCTCACtcgtttcatttcattttattcgCGTTTAATTGTCGAATGTATGACAGGCTTGAATGGAAAATAGACGTGATCGAAGAAAAATCGTATCTGTTTATTTATATTGTATTCAAAGTGCTATTCTGTATAGTTCTATCGCTGGTATACTTTGAAGAACGAACGAACTTATGGAATTCGGGGAATCTGGTGAGATATGAAGAATGAACCAGTGGAATTCAAGAAATGCTTTCTCGGAGGAACTGGATGAGCCGCCAATATACCATTCGTTCATCAAAGAATTTTGATCTCCGGCAGTGTATATAAGTCTGTTTTTCCAATTTCGACTCATCTCGATGAATGTTCTCTATAACAAGAATCAAGAATAAAAAGCCAATTACAGGGATCAACTAAAGCTTCTAACAATACTTTCAAATTGAATCTTTTGAGTTCATATGTCAGGGACGTGACACAAACAAAAGTAGTTCTTTATACTTGATTCTTATGTTATAGAAAACATTCATCGAGACTAGTCCAAATTAgaaaaacagaaatataaaTTGTGAATAAGAAGCTAATTAAAC
The window above is part of the Coccinella septempunctata chromosome 8, icCocSept1.1, whole genome shotgun sequence genome. Proteins encoded here:
- the LOC123318936 gene encoding uncharacterized protein LOC123318936 gives rise to the protein MEKQKFALCLLTFFFFLQICSSELTFKYLTLYNKEGRLMKKEDLQKDSVNVLKPITVVINGLSSTDNAWVNALMDEYLEKQVHNVFLLELEDHEEVMKNDTFISNEITEFLNEIYNRTGEEYLHWHIIGITSSGFYTAIDVGRKMFSKCTQ